Proteins encoded together in one Deinococcus hopiensis KR-140 window:
- the fsa gene encoding fructose-6-phosphate aldolase, whose product MEFFIDTAIVDEIREIHAWGVLSGVTTNPSLVASSGRDFKEVIQEIAALVGGAISAEVTSLDAEGMIREGKDVATWSEHVVVKLPLTPAGLQACKALTSEGIKTNVTLCFSVPQALLAARAGATYISPFAGRVDDIGWDGVELIRQIKEAYVMGDIATKVLAASIRHPTHVVQSALAGADVATIPYKVFAQMIKHPLTQAGLDGFMKDWAKRAGAQPQTPPSEAGTNPQQGGVNEQGGSKQ is encoded by the coding sequence ATGGAATTTTTTATCGACACCGCCATCGTTGACGAGATCCGCGAGATTCACGCCTGGGGCGTCCTGTCGGGCGTCACCACCAACCCCAGCCTGGTGGCTTCCTCCGGCCGCGACTTTAAGGAAGTCATCCAGGAAATCGCTGCGCTCGTTGGCGGTGCCATCAGCGCCGAGGTGACTTCCCTCGACGCCGAGGGCATGATCCGCGAAGGCAAGGACGTCGCAACCTGGAGCGAGCACGTCGTCGTCAAGCTGCCCCTCACGCCCGCCGGCCTGCAGGCTTGCAAGGCCCTGACCTCCGAAGGCATCAAGACCAACGTGACCCTGTGCTTCTCGGTGCCCCAGGCGCTCCTGGCCGCCCGCGCCGGAGCCACCTATATCAGCCCCTTCGCGGGCCGTGTGGACGATATCGGCTGGGACGGCGTGGAACTCATCCGTCAGATCAAGGAGGCCTACGTGATGGGCGACATCGCCACCAAGGTGCTCGCCGCCTCCATCCGCCACCCCACCCACGTCGTCCAGTCGGCCCTCGCCGGCGCCGACGTCGCCACCATCCCCTACAAGGTCTTCGCGCAGATGATCAAGCACCCGCTGACCCAGGCCGGGCTCGACGGCTTTATGAAAGACTGGGCCAAGCGCGCCGGAGCCCAGCCCCAGACTCCCCCCAGCGAAGCCGGAACCAATCCGCAGCAGGGCGGCGTGAACGAACAGGGAGGCAGTAAGCAGTGA
- the ileS gene encoding isoleucine--tRNA ligase, whose protein sequence is MTTTDSRPTSPLFQPVNSQPDFRALETGVQALWQEQGVFARTQERRPGQPEFVFYEGPPTANGRPALHHVLARSFKDLFPRYKVMRGYHVTRKGGWDTHGLPVEISVEKKLGWLGRNHGATREELEEFNRLCRTSVWETIQEWNTFTERLGYWVDLQDPYITYQNRYIESVWNLLARLNAQGLIAQDYKVVPLSPRISTTLSKAELGEVDSYRMVDDPSVYVRFPVIWQTLPEAARAALEGLEDADRENLALVVWTTTPWTLPSNTLAAVNADLTYVAARGESGVIIVAQEAVERLSALHKNAPALEVLASFPGRDLEGTEYEPPFPEVAAELGVVKELHERNAEGRPVMHFVTLADFVSAADGSGVAHEAPAYGAEDLELARRYGVPLMFGVDDHGILQVTAERGKFFKDADKGLIADLKARGRMFFAGTLRHRYPFHDRTGDPILYFAKKGWYIRTASVSERMQEENQKINWVPANIKNGRFGNWLEGNVDWAISRERYWGTPLPFWLSEDGDLRVVGSVAELSELTGRDLSELDLHRPYIDDITFALGGKTYRRVPEVLDVWFDSGSMPYAQWHLLTDPTGERALPGAGANKETFENHFPADYICEAIDQTRGWFYSLHAISTMLYGQPAYRNVICLGHIVDEQGAKMSKSKGNVVEPLPLFDRYGADSVRWYMFMASDPGDQKRFSERLVAEAQRSYVNTLWNVYSFFVLYANLDQPDLDAAPVVAARPEMDRWLLARLEETVREVTVSLDAYDARGGGRALERFVDDLSNWYVRRSRSRFWGGEGGVDASAYATLHEALLTVSQLTAPFTPFLAEAMYGNLTRGQGADSVHLTHWPTVREERLDRKLTSEMAAVIKVVELGRAVRGAHNLKTRQPLASVTVRASSPELTQALRRSQEQLQEELNVKGVTFLEGVTDLVQYSLRPNLPVIGKVYGKALPQVRAALAAADAAAVARAAQSGERFTVEANGQSFTLTPDQVLVDAKAPEGVAAAEDGGFLVAFDTTLTRELVLEGLARDLVRGIQEARKAAGFEVQDRIRLALGLEGDALEAGQAWVEFIGGEVLATELTFGKGEGYAAEVEGGTAYLTRVQEA, encoded by the coding sequence ATGACCACCACCGATTCCAGGCCCACCTCTCCCCTTTTCCAGCCCGTGAACTCGCAACCCGACTTCCGCGCACTGGAGACGGGCGTGCAGGCGCTGTGGCAGGAGCAGGGCGTCTTTGCCCGTACCCAGGAGCGTCGTCCCGGGCAGCCCGAATTTGTGTTCTACGAGGGGCCGCCCACGGCGAATGGGCGTCCCGCACTCCACCACGTCCTGGCGCGTTCGTTCAAGGACCTGTTTCCGCGTTACAAGGTGATGCGGGGCTATCACGTCACCCGCAAGGGCGGCTGGGACACCCACGGCCTGCCCGTCGAGATCAGTGTGGAAAAGAAGCTCGGGTGGCTGGGCCGCAACCACGGGGCGACGCGCGAGGAACTCGAAGAATTCAACCGCCTGTGCCGCACGTCGGTGTGGGAAACCATTCAGGAGTGGAACACCTTCACCGAGCGGCTGGGGTACTGGGTGGACCTTCAGGACCCCTACATCACGTACCAAAACCGCTACATCGAGAGCGTGTGGAACCTGCTGGCGCGCCTGAACGCCCAGGGGCTGATCGCGCAGGACTACAAGGTGGTGCCCTTATCCCCGCGCATCTCCACCACCTTGTCCAAGGCCGAGCTGGGCGAGGTGGATTCCTACCGGATGGTGGACGACCCTTCGGTATACGTGCGCTTTCCAGTGATCTGGCAGACGCTGCCGGAAGCGGCGCGGGCGGCGCTGGAGGGTTTGGAGGACGCTGACCGCGAGAACCTCGCGCTGGTGGTGTGGACGACGACGCCCTGGACCCTGCCGAGCAACACGCTGGCGGCGGTCAACGCGGACCTGACCTATGTGGCGGCGCGCGGCGAATCGGGGGTGATCATCGTGGCGCAGGAGGCGGTGGAGCGTTTATCGGCGCTGCATAAGAACGCTCCGGCGCTGGAAGTGCTGGCCTCCTTCCCGGGACGCGATCTGGAGGGAACGGAGTATGAGCCGCCCTTTCCGGAAGTGGCCGCCGAGCTGGGCGTGGTGAAGGAACTGCACGAACGCAACGCCGAAGGCCGCCCGGTCATGCATTTCGTCACGCTGGCCGACTTCGTGTCGGCGGCGGACGGCTCGGGCGTGGCGCACGAGGCCCCGGCCTACGGTGCAGAAGACTTGGAACTGGCCCGCAGGTACGGCGTGCCGCTGATGTTCGGGGTGGATGACCACGGCATCCTGCAGGTGACGGCCGAACGCGGGAAGTTCTTCAAGGACGCCGACAAGGGGCTGATCGCGGACCTCAAGGCGCGGGGCCGGATGTTCTTTGCCGGCACGCTGCGCCACCGCTACCCCTTCCACGACCGCACGGGCGATCCCATCTTGTATTTCGCCAAGAAGGGGTGGTACATCCGCACGGCGAGCGTCTCAGAGCGGATGCAGGAGGAGAACCAGAAGATCAACTGGGTCCCGGCAAACATCAAGAACGGGCGCTTCGGCAACTGGCTGGAGGGCAATGTGGACTGGGCGATCAGCCGGGAGCGCTATTGGGGCACGCCGCTGCCCTTCTGGCTGAGTGAGGACGGCGACCTGCGCGTGGTGGGCAGCGTGGCCGAGCTGTCGGAGCTGACGGGGCGTGACCTGTCGGAGTTGGATCTGCACCGGCCGTACATCGACGACATCACCTTTGCGCTGGGGGGCAAGACCTACCGCCGGGTGCCGGAGGTGCTGGACGTGTGGTTTGATTCGGGCTCGATGCCGTATGCCCAGTGGCACCTGCTCACCGACCCGACGGGCGAGCGCGCGCTGCCAGGAGCCGGAGCCAACAAGGAGACGTTCGAGAACCACTTCCCCGCGGACTACATCTGCGAGGCCATCGATCAGACGCGCGGATGGTTTTACAGCCTGCACGCGATCTCGACGATGCTGTACGGCCAACCCGCCTACAGGAACGTGATCTGCCTGGGCCACATCGTGGACGAGCAGGGCGCGAAGATGAGCAAGAGCAAGGGCAACGTGGTGGAGCCGCTGCCGCTGTTCGACCGGTACGGGGCCGACTCGGTGCGCTGGTACATGTTCATGGCGTCGGACCCCGGAGACCAGAAGCGCTTTTCCGAACGGCTGGTGGCCGAGGCGCAGCGCTCCTACGTGAACACCCTGTGGAACGTGTATTCCTTCTTTGTGCTGTACGCGAACCTGGACCAGCCGGACCTGGACGCCGCGCCCGTGGTGGCTGCCCGGCCCGAGATGGACCGCTGGCTGCTCGCCCGGCTGGAGGAGACGGTGCGGGAGGTGACGGTCAGCCTGGACGCCTATGATGCGCGCGGGGGCGGACGGGCGCTGGAACGCTTCGTGGACGACCTGAGCAACTGGTATGTGCGCCGCAGCCGCAGCCGGTTCTGGGGCGGCGAGGGTGGAGTGGACGCCTCCGCCTACGCCACGCTGCACGAGGCGCTGCTCACGGTCTCGCAGCTCACCGCGCCCTTCACGCCGTTCCTGGCCGAGGCCATGTACGGCAACCTCACGCGGGGGCAGGGGGCCGACAGCGTGCACCTGACCCACTGGCCCACCGTGCGCGAGGAGCGGCTGGACCGCAAGTTAACCTCGGAAATGGCCGCCGTGATCAAGGTGGTGGAACTGGGGCGGGCGGTGCGCGGGGCGCACAACCTCAAGACCCGGCAGCCGCTGGCGAGCGTGACGGTGCGGGCGAGTTCGCCCGAGTTGACCCAGGCGCTGCGCCGCTCTCAGGAGCAGCTCCAGGAGGAGCTGAACGTCAAGGGCGTAACCTTCCTGGAGGGCGTGACGGACCTCGTGCAGTACAGCCTGCGTCCCAATCTGCCGGTGATCGGCAAGGTGTACGGCAAGGCGCTGCCGCAGGTACGCGCGGCGCTGGCGGCGGCAGATGCGGCGGCCGTGGCGCGGGCGGCGCAGTCTGGCGAGCGCTTTACCGTGGAGGCAAACGGCCAGAGCTTCACGCTGACGCCGGATCAGGTGCTGGTGGACGCCAAGGCTCCCGAAGGCGTGGCGGCAGCCGAGGACGGCGGCTTTCTGGTCGCGTTCGATACCACCCTCACCCGGGAACTGGTGCTGGAGGGCCTCGCCCGGGACCTCGTGCGCGGAATACAGGAGGCCCGGAAGGCCGCAGGCTTCGAGGTGCAAGACCGCATCCGGCTGGCTTTGGGCCTGGAGGGCGACGCCCTGGAAGCGGGGCAGGCCTGGGTGGAGTTTATCGGCGGTGAAGTCCTGGCAACGGAGTTGACCTTTGGCAAGGGCGAGGGATACGCGGCTGAAGTGGAGGGCGGAACGGCGTACCTGACGCGGGTGCAGGAGGCGTAA